The segment attatgGCATTTGTTAGCATTTTCTATAAAaggatatataaatatatatatatatatataatgtaccttttttttttcttttttaaatggaaagcaattatatatatatatatatatatatatataattgctttccatttaaaaaagaaaaaaaaaggtacataaTTGCTATTTCTCCCTCTCTTAAAGCTCTCTGAAGTCTGAAACTTCTCTACCTTAATCCAAAGAAagctctcttctctctctctctctctctctctctctctctctcatatgaaGTCCTTCCTGATCCCAACGTTGTCAGCCTTCACTACTCACCTCCCCAAAACCGCTCATCTTGGCCTCCTTTCCTTGGCCTCAAAATCCTTTCCACGCAACCCCACAATTTTCCTTCCCCTAAAACCCACAACCTTTTCTCCCACATGTTCCATTCATTCAATCCAAAGTCGTGGCGTGCACACGGAGCAACTGACTCCGCCGTCGCCTCCCGGAGAGATTCACGTGATCGTTGGCCCCATGTTCGCCGGAAAAACCACCACCCTTCTTCGCAGAATTCAATCTGAGAGCAGCAATGGCAGGTTTGTGAACCTTCACTAGTTTTAGTTACTTTCTTTGTGTGTATTATATACATGCTTGAAATTTATGTGGGTTGTGGATAAAATTTTAGCTCGTTTGGGTGGGTGGTGTTGTTTAGTGTTAAAGATGAGATATTTCAGGTTCAGTACTGAATTGGGTAGTTTAACTATTTGAATAGAAATGTTCCCTTTTAAATTTATGCATTATAATTGAGCTTGAGCTTGTATTTTCGTGAGTTGTTTTTGAGATTGTTGCTTTTAATGGTGAACAGTGTTGTTATTGTGCCAAATATGAGATGTCTTAGGTGCAGTAGTGTAATGGGTTGATTGGAGTTATGCTGCTTTTATAtgcatatttatttatgttttatgaTTGAATTTTGCGGGTTgttgataattttgttttttggtgggtagtattttttttttgccaaagaTGAGATGTTTAGATTCAGTGGCGAATTACGTAGTATGAATATTTGACTGTCTGAATGGAATGTTGCCATTCTTACATACAtttttatgtatgtatgtataatgaTTGAATTTGAGCTTGAATTCATGCAGTTTGTTGATaaaatgctttatttatttggtgGATAGTATTATTTTCTGTGCCAAATGTGAGATCCTAGGTTGAATAGTGAATTGGGTACTTTGAATATTTGGCAATTTGGATGGAATTTTCCATTACTATATACATACTTATGTATGTAATGTGATTTTTGTAAAGCTGCTCAAGGTTTGATGGAATTGACATGTGTAATtgcatatattatttttagaacTGGGAAAGAGTAGATTTTGGCAATGTACTGGTTCAATTGATGGAATGTGATTATCACCAGCTTTCAGGTTGAGCCTTACAAGAGCTACCTCCAATTGGATAAAACATTGACGGGTCTTTGTATTTCGGGAAGATTGAGGGAAGCTGTGGGACTGTTGTGCACTACTGGAGTGCGAGTGGAACCAAAAACCTACGCTCTTCTATTGCAGGAATGCATATTTAGAAAAGAGTATAAGAAGGGGAGAAGAATCCATGCACTAATGGTTGTTGTTGGTTATGATCCCAATGAGTATTTGAAGACTAAATTGTTGATATTGTATGTGAAGTCAGGGGATCTAGGAACTGCTCACGTTCTATTTGATAATTTGCGGGAGAAAAGCTTGGTTTCATGGAATGCAATGATTGCAGGGTATGTGCAAAGGGGGCTTGAAGAAGTGGGGTTAAATCTTTATTACAAGATGAGACAGACTGGTTTTATTCCAGACCAGTATACCTTTGCATCAGTCTTCAGAGCTTGTGCCACTTTAGCAACACTTGAGCATGGGAAACAGGCCCATGGTGTCATGATCAAGTGTCAAATTAGGGAAAATGTGGTGGTCAATAGTGCCCTTATGGACATGTACTTTAAATGCAGTAGTTTATCTGATGGGCATCGGGTATTTGACAAGTCTTTAAATAGGAATGTTGTTATGTGGACTGCTTTAATCTCTGGCTATGGTCAGCATGGAAAAGTTGCAGAGGTTTTGGAATCTTTTCATAGGATGAAAACTGAAGGTTTCAAACCAAATTATGTTACTTTTCTTTCAGTTCTTTCTGCTTGCAGCCATGGAGGTTTGCTTGATGAGGGTTGGGCATATTTCTCATCTATGACCAAAGATTATGGAATTCAGCCAAGAGGGCAGCATTATGCAGCTATAGTTGATCTTTTAGGGCGTGCTGGCCAGTTACAAGAGGCGTATGAGTTTGTTCTGAACTCACCTTGTAAGGAGCACTCAGTGATATGGGGTGCTTTGCTTGGGGCTTGTAGGGTTCATGGAGACATGAACTTGGTAAAGCTTGCagcaaagaaattttttgaattggAACCCGAAAATCCTGGAAAATATGTGGTCTTGTCTAATGCTTATGCCACCTTTGGGTTTTGGGAAAATGCTGCAGAGGTCAGGGCTGTGATGCAGGAATCAGGGATCATAAAGGAGCCTAGTTATAGCAGAATAGAGGTTCAAAATGGGTCCCAATTCTTCTTCAAGGGTGATAAACAATCTAAGGAGCTATATGAGTTGATCAGAGAAATGACTTGTATTTCAAAGGATGCAGATTATGTTCCTGATCTAAGTGACAACTAACTCACGTCATGGAAAATGACTCATTTCGTGTGAATATCTCTCTGTTGCGAAGCAGTGCTATTTGAGAGAGTAAGAGCTGTATGCCTAAAACCTTGGTGCTTTCTTAAATTTTGTAGAATCTGGAAGGTCCACTTATGGGTGAGGCTCAATAGATATCagttacatataaaatattatctAATTAGGCATCTGGATCATTTTAGTTATTTCATTCTTCAAgaatttaaacatatttttatcTGTTCCAAAGAAAGTCGTTTAGTTTCAGTTTATTAATTCTGGTTACAGCAGCGATAGAGCCATTCCATCTGTCCAAGCATATAGGTTGACCTGTTCAGTGTCCTGACTCCTGCTAATGCCAAAAATTGCATTTCGAATAATGCATATTGATGCTTGCATATGTATCTATGTGTTCAGTTTGTTCAGGTTTTTTGATGATGTGTAAAGGTCAAAATTTGTTGAATTCACAGGCAATCTAGATAAATGACAAGTGTATGAAAATTTACttgtatgatatgatatatgagAAGACAACCCAAAATTTCAGGATTAAGGCTTGGCTGGTGTTGttgtatgatatgatatataattGATGATAAATGTGTAAAATCTTGCATGATACTATATGATATATGAGAATccaaccccaaaaattttgggattaaggcttggttgttgttgtttagtGTGATATATGAGAAATGCAGCTGTTTATTCCTGGCATTTCTCGCTCCTCCGCTTTCCTTAAGTTCCCAAAATAGatataaatcatataaaaagAACCTCAAAATTGAAACAGAAGCTTATCAGATTATGTGTCATTTATGCAAGATATGTAATCTCTTCTCCCCACTGCTTTCTCAACCTTTCCTCCTTAGTTCTCACCCTTCCCTCCTTAGTTCTCACCCTTCTAGAAATTACATGGCCCCCTCCCTTAATCCTTTTTGTCCATATACATATCTAAAGTCATTTTTTGCAAGATCCTTATCACTCTAAACccattatttttcataaactaTTTTGGATGTCATATAACTTGTAATTCtcaatttcatttctttccatTTATTAGAAGTAATtgatatcaaatttcattttattggCATAATAACCTTCTCTTGTGCTTAGTAAAGTTTGTAAAACATTTATGTTTGACTAAGTTTCTTATTTGCCTCTAAATCTAGGTCTATTCTAATGTGCTGCAACATTTAAGCTGAAAATATTATGTCCGGACCCGAACCCTAAACCTAAGATCCCTTTCCTCTCCCATTATTTTCTTGAAGACCCTAGGACCCTATATAGATATTGGAATTCTAGTTTTTTGAGTATTAGAAAGAGATCAGTGTTCTATTTGGATTTCTTCCATTTGTTATCTAAAGCTTTtgattttaatcaatttaactATGGGAGCTTGTAACTTCTTATCACCACAGTTGATATTGTTCATTCAAGAGATACTTCAACTATGTGAAGCATCTTGCTGCACTGGTATTTGAACTACAAAAACACCAAAACTTCtgttggaaaaaaatttccatgcTTTAAGCAAATACAGGGcagcaaatattcaaatactTGATTTATTGAACAATGCTTAAATGTTTTTGGAATTATTCTTGTGatgctttgtttcttttttacatCTCTGTTATGCAGAAGTGTGGCAATAATAAAATCCAATAAGGATACAAGATATGGATTGGATTCGATCGTGACACATGATGGGGCGAAATTGCCATGCTTGGCCTTACCTGATTTGTCATCATTCAGACAAAAGTTTGGTCTTGATGCATATGATCAGGTATTTCATTGATACAATTTGTGATACATGTATTACGAACAGTTATCCTTTCTTGCATAAAAATACAGaactattttcttttgtgtgcatgtgttctctctgtctctctctgtaTTGTTTGAAACAACATTATTGTTTTTTGGCAAATGTGCACTGTCTCAGTAATGAGTAAATGGTTTGTGTGTCTGAGAAATATCTCAATTTGAAATGAGCATAGTTTTCTGGCTTTTTTTGGTGAGATTATTGCGTTTAACTTTCATCAGTTTTTTATGTACACTAGGAGTGATactta is part of the Quercus robur chromosome 9, dhQueRobu3.1, whole genome shotgun sequence genome and harbors:
- the LOC126698661 gene encoding pentatricopeptide repeat-containing protein At4g16470-like, translating into MKSFLIPTLSAFTTHLPKTAHLGLLSLASKSFPRNPTIFLPLKPTTFSPTCSIHSIQSRGVHTEQLTPPSPPGEIHVIVGPMFAGKTTTLLRRIQSESSNGSFQVEPYKSYLQLDKTLTGLCISGRLREAVGLLCTTGVRVEPKTYALLLQECIFRKEYKKGRRIHALMVVVGYDPNEYLKTKLLILYVKSGDLGTAHVLFDNLREKSLVSWNAMIAGYVQRGLEEVGLNLYYKMRQTGFIPDQYTFASVFRACATLATLEHGKQAHGVMIKCQIRENVVVNSALMDMYFKCSSLSDGHRVFDKSLNRNVVMWTALISGYGQHGKVAEVLESFHRMKTEGFKPNYVTFLSVLSACSHGGLLDEGWAYFSSMTKDYGIQPRGQHYAAIVDLLGRAGQLQEAYEFVLNSPCKEHSVIWGALLGACIWENAAEVRAVMQESGIIKESVAIIKSNKDTRYGLDSIVTHDGAKLPCLALPDLSSFRQKFGLDAYDQLDVIGIDEAQFFEDLYDFCREAADHDGKRVIVAGLDGNYLRRSFGSVLDIIPLADSVTKLTARCELCGKRAFFTLRKTEETQTELIGGADVYMPVCRQHYVSGQVVKEAAKTVLESQNVQCVSYA